One genomic region from Nostoc sphaeroides encodes:
- a CDS encoding bifunctional serine/threonine-protein kinase/formylglycine-generating enzyme family protein: MPTTGTVLRNHYKIIKILGSGGFGDTYLAVDLDLPNQPQCVVKHLKPNSDPAVLQIVRRLFDSEAQVLYRLGNDSDQIPRLFAHFEEQGQFYLVQEFVDGEDLSYEVIPGQKLTQIAVTKLLEEILEILAVVHKKNIIHRDIKPQNLMRRRQDGKIVLIDFGAVKEVNTVMVNSQGQTSVSVTIGSLGYMPSEQAGGQPKLSSDVYAVGMLAIQALTGLQPHELPKDPTDGEVIWRNWANVTEKLALVLNKMVSYHFRDRYPSAVEALEALKLSTPQQRQSTPTITTPTIQTPPPTKIISPNWSRRKVIQTVGFAGAGLGLAIVLPRFWQSDSGETTPTSRPASTPEITRFASNLKTFQFETVIVNAQGNITNRRNEQANYFEEDLGNGVTLDMVQIPGGTFTMGSPEGEAERDKDESPQHQVKVPGFFMGKYEITQAQYQAIMGTNPAKFQGDGRPVEQVSWDNAVEFCQKLSQKTGKNYRLPSEAKWEYACRAGTTTPFYFGETITTDLVNYDGNFRYGSAPKGEYRQQTTNLGKFPPNSFGLYDMHGNVWEWCQDVYNDNYTGAPTDGTPWLSGKDNNIKLLRGGGWIYDAGGCRSADRLSFAHASRAYHVGFRVMAVALA, from the coding sequence ATGCCTACGACTGGTACAGTCCTCCGTAACCACTATAAAATCATCAAAATCCTCGGAAGTGGGGGATTTGGCGATACTTATTTAGCAGTAGACCTAGACTTACCCAACCAACCCCAGTGTGTAGTCAAACACCTCAAACCCAACTCCGACCCAGCAGTATTACAAATCGTTAGAAGATTATTTGATAGCGAAGCCCAGGTTTTATACCGCTTAGGTAATGATAGCGACCAGATACCGCGACTATTTGCCCACTTTGAAGAACAAGGTCAATTTTATTTAGTCCAAGAATTTGTAGATGGGGAAGATTTAAGCTATGAAGTTATTCCCGGTCAAAAGTTAACACAAATAGCAGTCACCAAACTATTAGAAGAAATCCTAGAAATATTAGCAGTAGTCCACAAAAAAAATATCATTCACCGCGACATCAAACCCCAGAACTTAATGCGTCGTCGGCAAGACGGTAAAATAGTGCTAATTGACTTTGGTGCAGTCAAAGAAGTAAACACCGTGATGGTGAATTCCCAAGGTCAAACTAGTGTCAGCGTTACCATTGGTAGTCTTGGTTATATGCCAAGTGAACAAGCAGGCGGACAACCAAAGTTAAGTAGCGATGTTTATGCGGTGGGGATGTTAGCGATTCAAGCTTTAACTGGGTTACAACCCCACGAACTACCAAAAGACCCTACTGACGGTGAAGTGATTTGGCGCAATTGGGCAAATGTCACTGAAAAACTGGCTCTGGTGTTAAATAAGATGGTGAGTTATCACTTTCGAGATAGATACCCTTCAGCAGTGGAAGCGTTAGAAGCACTCAAACTGTCAACGCCACAACAGCGACAATCAACACCAACCATAACAACACCAACCATACAAACACCACCGCCAACAAAAATAATCTCCCCGAACTGGTCACGGCGAAAGGTGATTCAAACTGTTGGGTTTGCGGGTGCTGGGTTGGGTTTGGCAATTGTATTACCACGTTTTTGGCAATCTGATTCAGGAGAAACTACACCAACAAGTAGACCAGCATCTACACCAGAAATCACAAGATTTGCTAGTAACCTAAAAACCTTTCAATTTGAAACGGTGATTGTGAATGCACAGGGAAATATCACTAATCGCCGTAATGAACAAGCGAACTATTTTGAAGAAGACTTGGGGAATGGTGTCACGTTGGATATGGTGCAGATACCAGGGGGAACCTTTACGATGGGTTCACCGGAAGGAGAAGCAGAGAGAGATAAAGATGAAAGTCCACAGCATCAGGTAAAAGTACCTGGGTTCTTTATGGGTAAGTATGAAATCACCCAGGCACAGTATCAAGCGATTATGGGGACAAATCCTGCCAAGTTTCAAGGTGATGGACGACCTGTAGAACAAGTAAGTTGGGATAACGCGGTAGAGTTTTGTCAAAAGTTGAGTCAGAAAACAGGAAAAAACTACAGGCTACCCAGTGAAGCCAAATGGGAATATGCTTGTCGTGCAGGGACAACTACACCGTTTTATTTTGGTGAAACCATTACCACAGATTTAGTTAACTACGACGGTAACTTTCGTTACGGTTCTGCTCCAAAAGGTGAATATCGTCAACAAACAACAAATTTAGGAAAATTTCCACCAAATTCTTTCGGTTTATACGATATGCATGGTAATGTATGGGAATGGTGTCAAGACGTGTATAATGATAATTACACAGGCGCACCAACAGATGGTACTCCGTGGTTAAGTGGTAAAGATAATAATATAAAGCTGCTGCGTGGCGGTGGTTGGATCTACGATGCCGGGGGTTGCCGTTCTGCCGATCGCCTCAGTTTCGCGCACGCGTCTCGTGCCTACCATGTTGGTTTTCGCGTGATGGCAGTGGCTCTGGCGTGA
- a CDS encoding glycosyltransferase family 2 protein: MDSVVGETVFFSVVIPTYNRQPILEKCLRALEVQELSKSSSVTDYEIVLVDDGSTDGTLEWLAGHKEEFPHVRWFGQDHAGPAAARNLGVEQALGDTIIFIDSDLVVLENFLQAHAEALVQGQEKLGSDRFFTYGAVINTCNFNNPTAEPYKVTDFSAAFFATGNVAIPKHWLEKAGLFDTSFQLYGWEDLELGVRLKKLGLTLIKCPEAVGYHWHPAFKLEQIPRLIDQEIQRGRMGVLFYQKHPTLEVRMMIQMTWLHRLLWGILSLNGALNERTMAPLLQWLINLGKPQLALEIARIFLNWYNVKGVYQAYTEMQQAS; the protein is encoded by the coding sequence ATGGATAGTGTTGTGGGTGAGACTGTGTTTTTCAGCGTTGTGATACCGACTTATAATCGCCAACCGATTTTAGAAAAGTGCCTCCGCGCCTTGGAGGTGCAGGAGTTGAGTAAGTCAAGTTCGGTTACTGATTACGAGATTGTCTTGGTGGATGATGGTTCTACTGATGGCACATTGGAGTGGTTAGCAGGACACAAAGAAGAATTTCCCCATGTGCGCTGGTTTGGGCAAGATCATGCTGGCCCAGCTGCGGCGCGGAATCTGGGTGTAGAACAGGCGCTGGGAGATACAATTATCTTTATTGATAGCGATTTAGTAGTGCTAGAGAATTTCTTGCAAGCTCATGCTGAGGCGCTAGTGCAGGGACAAGAGAAATTGGGGAGCGATCGCTTTTTCACTTACGGTGCAGTTATTAATACTTGTAATTTCAACAACCCAACTGCTGAACCCTACAAAGTCACAGATTTTTCAGCAGCTTTTTTTGCTACGGGAAATGTAGCAATCCCTAAACATTGGCTAGAGAAAGCTGGACTTTTTGACACCAGCTTCCAACTCTATGGCTGGGAAGATTTAGAATTAGGTGTGCGGCTAAAAAAACTAGGTTTGACATTAATTAAATGTCCCGAAGCCGTAGGATATCACTGGCATCCAGCATTTAAATTAGAGCAAATTCCGCGATTGATTGACCAAGAAATTCAACGTGGGCGTATGGGAGTTTTGTTTTATCAAAAACATCCCACATTGGAAGTGCGAATGATGATTCAAATGACTTGGCTGCATCGCTTACTTTGGGGAATTTTGTCACTCAATGGCGCACTTAACGAACGCACAATGGCTCCGTTATTGCAATGGCTAATTAACTTAGGTAAACCGCAATTAGCTTTAGAAATTGCCCGAATTTTTCTCAACTGGTACAACGTGAAGGGTGTTTACCAAGCCTATACTGAGATGCAGCAAGCATCGTGA
- a CDS encoding PhoX family protein codes for MKGRFHPKNNLTLNPSGNESIHDVIDRVSLSRRRFIMTAVGTSVLTVLGDVSIGGFLQSVDAAPIPKGTGFAGIGFKSIPPNLLNPATGLLEKDLVSVPEGYTAKVLIAWGDPIAPGGPTWLADASQDAAAQGKQFGMHNDGMHYFPLQPGNVVGRTVSSQARSLRGFVNKPINTGLLCVNHEYTQESILHPDGLDVVTIAKVRKSQAAHGVSVVEISKNGNEWSFNRNSRYGRRITGNTEMRVSGPAAGNALLKSKKFSIQPTGSVDTGTRNDGYTAYGTLNNCANGYTPWGTYLTCEENWNGYFANSTRDVVAIPGIEKSDILAGQNRYGISTSSSYRWPEVDPRFDASTNPLEPHLFGWVVEIDPYNPQSKPVKRTALGRFKHESAQVVVDDKNRVAFYQGDDERNEYIYKFVCAQPFNPRNRSANHNLLDNGVLYVAKFNDNGTGEWIPLVYGQRGLTPENGFRSQAEVLIKTRQAGDRVGATMMDRPEWVAVRPRIGGYKEIEVYCTLTNNNRRGTTPVSSNQPDGTTAAGGARPPVNPPNPRPDNRYGHIIRWREDGRSVTATTFKWDIFFEAGDKTRPEPNLKGNIKGDDLSSPDGLWFDDFGRLWIQTDHAGDGIGDLVNIGSNTMSCADPNTKQVRRFLTSPTDCEVTGITSTPDGKAMFINIQHPGDRGDASNPTIASNWPNSQGYGPSGRPRSSVVVITRNDGGVVGGL; via the coding sequence ATGAAAGGACGCTTTCACCCTAAAAACAATTTGACCCTCAACCCATCTGGTAACGAGTCAATTCATGATGTGATTGACCGCGTTAGTCTTAGTCGGCGGCGGTTTATCATGACGGCTGTGGGTACGTCGGTGCTAACTGTTCTGGGCGATGTTTCTATTGGTGGCTTTCTCCAAAGTGTTGATGCAGCTCCGATTCCAAAAGGAACTGGATTCGCTGGCATAGGCTTTAAGAGCATCCCACCGAATCTACTCAACCCAGCTACAGGGCTGCTGGAAAAGGATCTTGTCAGTGTTCCTGAAGGTTATACAGCTAAAGTACTGATTGCTTGGGGAGATCCGATCGCACCTGGTGGCCCAACTTGGCTAGCAGATGCCTCTCAAGATGCAGCTGCTCAAGGAAAGCAGTTTGGTATGCACAATGATGGAATGCACTACTTCCCTTTACAGCCAGGGAATGTTGTTGGTCGGACAGTAAGTTCACAAGCAAGATCACTTAGAGGCTTTGTAAATAAGCCAATCAATACTGGTCTGCTGTGCGTGAACCATGAATATACCCAGGAATCAATTTTGCATCCTGATGGTCTGGATGTAGTCACAATTGCCAAAGTACGTAAATCTCAGGCTGCTCATGGCGTTTCTGTTGTAGAAATTTCCAAAAACGGCAATGAGTGGAGTTTCAACCGCAATTCGCGTTATGGTCGCCGCATTACTGGCAACACCGAGATGCGAGTATCAGGGCCTGCGGCTGGCAATGCACTGTTAAAATCGAAAAAGTTTTCAATTCAGCCAACTGGCTCCGTTGATACTGGCACACGAAACGACGGCTATACCGCTTATGGTACGCTCAACAACTGCGCTAATGGCTACACTCCTTGGGGCACTTACTTAACGTGTGAGGAGAACTGGAACGGCTACTTTGCTAATTCCACACGAGATGTAGTTGCAATTCCAGGCATCGAAAAGTCCGATATCCTGGCAGGACAAAATCGGTACGGTATTTCAACATCATCTAGCTATCGCTGGCCTGAGGTTGATCCACGCTTCGATGCCAGCACCAACCCACTCGAACCCCATTTATTCGGCTGGGTGGTTGAGATTGATCCCTACAATCCACAAAGCAAACCAGTCAAGCGCACTGCTCTTGGTCGGTTCAAGCATGAAAGCGCTCAGGTTGTTGTTGATGACAAGAACCGTGTTGCTTTCTATCAGGGTGACGACGAGCGCAACGAGTATATCTACAAGTTCGTTTGTGCCCAACCTTTCAATCCCAGAAATCGTTCTGCTAACCACAATTTACTCGATAACGGTGTTCTGTACGTTGCCAAATTCAATGACAACGGTACTGGTGAGTGGATTCCTTTGGTCTACGGTCAGCGTGGTTTGACACCAGAGAACGGTTTCAGAAGTCAAGCTGAGGTGCTTATCAAGACAAGACAAGCTGGCGATCGCGTCGGCGCAACCATGATGGATCGCCCAGAGTGGGTAGCTGTGCGTCCTCGCATCGGCGGATATAAAGAGATTGAAGTCTACTGCACATTGACCAACAATAATCGTCGGGGCACAACTCCAGTTTCCTCCAACCAGCCAGACGGCACAACAGCAGCAGGCGGTGCCCGTCCTCCTGTGAATCCTCCCAACCCACGTCCTGACAACCGTTACGGTCACATCATCCGTTGGCGCGAAGATGGACGCAGCGTTACGGCTACAACTTTCAAATGGGATATCTTCTTTGAAGCTGGGGACAAAACTAGACCCGAACCAAATCTTAAAGGCAACATTAAAGGTGACGACTTAAGTTCACCAGATGGTCTGTGGTTCGACGACTTCGGCCGCCTTTGGATTCAGACTGACCACGCAGGTGATGGTATCGGTGATTTGGTAAACATCGGTAGCAACACCATGTCGTGTGCTGACCCCAACACCAAACAAGTTAGGCGCTTCTTAACCAGCCCTACAGATTGTGAGGTAACTGGCATTACCAGCACACCCGATGGCAAAGCTATGTTTATCAACATCCAGCACCCAGGCGATCGCGGGGATGCCTCGAATCCCACGATCGCTAGCAATTGGCCTAACAGTCAAGGGTATGGCCCATCAGGTCGCCCACGTTCATCAGTGGTAGTAATTACCCGTAATGACGGTGGCGTTGTTGGTGGTCTTTAA
- a CDS encoding PEP-CTERM sorting domain-containing protein (PEP-CTERM proteins occur, often in large numbers, in the proteomes of bacteria that also encode an exosortase, a predicted intramembrane cysteine proteinase. The presence of a PEP-CTERM domain at a protein's C-terminus predicts cleavage within the sorting domain, followed by covalent anchoring to some some component of the (usually Gram-negative) cell surface. Many PEP-CTERM proteins exhibit an unusual sequence composition that includes large numbers of potential glycosylation sites. Expression of one such protein has been shown restore the ability of a bacterium to form floc, a type of biofilm.), whose product MFSDFVRNPGDDTDFNSFPIASFNNGEVLGLSYFVADQFAIASNPNTPDVGGNNFYLIDQSVNTTQVGTVSYTKVPEPLAVGGTAIAGVMGLWMQRKKRATKVVG is encoded by the coding sequence GTGTTTTCAGACTTTGTGAGAAATCCGGGAGATGATACTGATTTCAATAGTTTTCCTATAGCCAGTTTTAATAATGGCGAAGTTCTGGGACTAAGCTATTTTGTTGCAGACCAGTTTGCGATCGCAAGTAATCCAAATACTCCAGATGTCGGAGGAAACAACTTTTATCTGATTGACCAATCAGTAAATACAACACAAGTAGGTACTGTCAGCTACACTAAAGTACCCGAACCGTTAGCTGTTGGTGGTACGGCTATTGCTGGTGTTATGGGATTGTGGATGCAACGTAAGAAGAGAGCAACAAAAGTTGTGGGTTAA